In a single window of the Deltaproteobacteria bacterium genome:
- a CDS encoding cyclic nucleotide-binding domain-containing protein, whose translation MIIEQSELFKGMNREFIKEIITMATKESVSEGTTLFHEGEPARYFYIMLRGRIKLSTGKDGHMVHTVSRAGEAFAWSSLVGREVYSASAECLAPTRVIRLDRDKFEHLLTKDPASGLLFFKRLARLIGERLVNSYYAQILGYPSQEHKTYG comes from the coding sequence ATGATTATAGAACAGTCAGAGCTTTTCAAGGGGATGAATAGAGAATTCATCAAAGAAATCATCACCATGGCAACCAAGGAAAGCGTCAGTGAAGGAACAACGCTCTTCCACGAGGGTGAGCCGGCCCGCTATTTTTACATCATGCTCAGGGGACGCATCAAATTGAGCACCGGCAAAGACGGCCACATGGTGCACACAGTCAGCCGTGCCGGCGAGGCCTTTGCCTGGTCCAGTCTGGTGGGACGCGAGGTGTATTCTGCCTCGGCCGAGTGCCTCGCTCCTACAAGGGTCATAAGGCTGGACAGAGACAAATTTGAACACTTGCTGACCAAAGATCCTGCAAGTGGGCTGCTCTTCTTCAAGCGGTTGGCACGCCTCATTGGTGAAAGACTTGTCAACAGTTATTATGCGCAGATACTCGGATATCCGAGCCAGGAGCACAAGACCTACGGC